A region of Cucumis melo cultivar AY chromosome 2, USDA_Cmelo_AY_1.0, whole genome shotgun sequence DNA encodes the following proteins:
- the LOC103502326 gene encoding SNF1-related protein kinase regulatory subunit gamma-1 gives MVMAEESPRSPEAKVGMQVEDLWDIQEPQLSPTEKLNACFESIPVSAFPPAPLHQGIEIRSDSSLAEAVQILAEHKILSAPVVDVDAPDHASWIDRYIGIVEFAGIAVWILHQSEPPSPRSTSGGNALVAATNGVISPLEQQVLGPESAAATPGSFFESLTSSELYKSTQVRDISGSFRWAPFLALQTSNSFLTMLLLLSKYKMKSIPVVDLGEGKIENIITQSAVIHMLAECAGLQWFESWGTKTVSELGLPMMSPASIVKVYEDEPVLQAFKLMRKKRVGGIPVIEKGGRAVGNISLRDIHFLLTAPEIYHDYRSITARNFLTAVRDYLEKHEESSPMLSNMITCKKDKTIKDLILMLDSKKIHRVYVVDNDGNLEGVITLRDIISRLVHEPRGYFGDFFDGVLPLPQNSRV, from the exons aTGGTAATGGCAGAAGAGAGTCCGAGAAGCCCAGAGGCGAAGGTGGGGATGCAAGTAGAAGATTTATGGGATATTCAAGAACCGCAGCTCAGTCCTACTGAAAAGCTTAATGCTTGCTTTGAAAGCATCCCTGTTTCTGCTTTTCCTCCTGCCCCTCTTCACCAAG GAATTGAGATAAGATCGGACAGTAGTTTAGCTGAAGCGGTTCAAATTTTGGCTGAGCATAAGATTCTCAGTGCGCCTGTGGTGGATGTTGATGCACCTGATCATGCGAGTTGGATTGATAGATACATTGGTATTGTTGAGTTTGCTGGAATTGCTGTTTGGATTCTTCATCAG TCGGAACCTCCATCTCCGAGAAGTACTAGTGGTGGAAATGCTCTGGTTGCAGCAACAAATGGGGTGATATCTCCTTTAGAACAGCAGGTACTAGGTCCGGAATCTGCTGCAGCCACCCCCGGAAGCTTTTTCGAATCCTTAACTTCCTCTGAATTGTACAAGAGCACACAG GTGCGAGACATCTCAGGATCTTTTCGTTGGGCCCCATTTCTAGCTTTGCAGACATCCAATTCCTTCTTGACTATGCTCTTACTTTTATCGAAGTACAAAATGAAGAGCATACCAGTTGTGGACTTAGGGGAGGGAAAGATTGAGAACATCATCACACAATCAGCTGTGATTCACATGTTAGCAGAATGTGCAGGGCTTCAATGGTTTGAAAGTTGGGGAACAAAGACGGTGTCTGAGCTCGGTCTTCCAATGATGTCACCAGCTTCTATTGTCAAG GTGTACGAGGACGAACCCGTTTTACAAGCATTCAAACTTATGAGGAAGAAGAGGGTTGGAGGTATACCTGTTATTGAAAAGGGTGGTAGGGCAGTAGGCAACATTAGTTTAAGAGATATTCATTTCTTGCTCACTGCACCAGAAATCTACCATGATTACAG ATCGATAACAGCGAGGAACTTCCTAACTGCGGTTAGAGACTACTTAGAGAAGCACGAAGAGTCCTCTCCAATGCTAAGCAACATGATTACGTGCAAGAAGGACAAGACAATAAAGGATCTGATTTTGATGCTTGACTCCAAGAAGATCCATCGTGTGTATGTCGTCGACAATGATGGCAATCTGGAAGGAGTTATCACCCTCAGAGACATCATCTCGAGGTTAGTCCACGAACCGCGGGGTTACTTCGGCGATTTCTTCGATGGTGTTCTGCCATTGCCTCAAAATAGTCGGGTTTGA